A stretch of Paenibacillus sp. URB8-2 DNA encodes these proteins:
- the spoVM gene encoding stage V sporulation protein SpoVM → MKFYTFKLPKFLGGFVKAILNTFQKS, encoded by the coding sequence ATGAAATTTTATACATTTAAGCTGCCGAAGTTTTTGGGAGGATTTGTGAAGGCGATTTTGAATACATTTCAGAAGAGCTGA